A stretch of Geobacter sp. DNA encodes these proteins:
- a CDS encoding HAMP domain-containing protein has product MRIWADLKVKAKIMFLVVAGCLGLVIVGLFGVLNMSRMSAAEEQLKSGLEHVALLQDMKNHFLTMRLDLVYMMALKDPAKIEEKEKDFSAQVANVKEKLDKYEKYDLLPVEREQVKSFIQGFEAYVVEGTKMAQMAKQVHSGGNGTGVDEVIAFATNTVAPIYVKPAAVISDMVANNIKEADELYQNDVKNFKQSRIILLLSVVVVVVCALLAGNLIANSVSRPLQSVFGTLKEVAAGNLAARSDITSRDEMGMLATEVNETCGKLREVISMVASNSERVASAATQLHSTSAEMASGAEEMAAQASTVATASEEMSATSGDIANSCHAAADGALHASQTAQDGSAVVENTVQVMSRIAGRVQETAKTVESLGARSDQIGEIIGTIQDIADQTNLLALNAAIEAARAGEQGRGFAVVADEVRALAERTTKATREIGEMIKAIQNETKAAVAAMEEGVREVESGTMEASKSGEALQAILEQINAVNMQVSQIATAAEEQTATTAEISNNIQQINDVVQHTAHGAQESVIAANMLSGLAEELQRLVGQFRV; this is encoded by the coding sequence ATGAGAATATGGGCTGATTTAAAGGTGAAGGCAAAGATTATGTTCCTCGTCGTTGCCGGTTGTCTGGGCCTCGTGATAGTTGGTCTGTTCGGGGTTTTGAACATGTCGCGGATGAGCGCAGCCGAGGAACAGCTCAAAAGTGGGCTGGAACATGTGGCTTTGCTGCAGGACATGAAAAACCATTTCCTGACAATGCGTCTTGATCTGGTTTACATGATGGCGCTGAAGGACCCGGCCAAGATCGAAGAGAAGGAAAAGGATTTTTCTGCACAGGTGGCAAACGTCAAGGAAAAGCTGGACAAATATGAAAAATACGATCTGCTTCCGGTTGAAAGGGAGCAGGTCAAGTCCTTTATCCAGGGGTTTGAGGCTTATGTAGTCGAAGGAACGAAAATGGCGCAGATGGCCAAGCAGGTGCACAGCGGTGGGAATGGCACAGGGGTCGATGAGGTGATCGCATTTGCCACCAATACGGTTGCACCGATCTATGTCAAGCCCGCTGCGGTGATCTCCGATATGGTGGCCAACAATATCAAGGAAGCCGATGAACTGTATCAGAATGATGTCAAGAATTTCAAGCAGTCAAGGATAATACTCCTGCTCTCCGTTGTTGTGGTAGTGGTTTGTGCACTCCTTGCCGGCAACCTCATCGCCAATTCGGTATCCAGGCCGCTGCAGTCGGTGTTCGGGACCCTCAAGGAAGTGGCGGCGGGGAACCTGGCGGCCCGTTCCGACATCACCAGCCGCGACGAGATGGGGATGCTGGCCACAGAGGTGAACGAAACCTGTGGCAAGCTGCGGGAGGTAATCTCCATGGTGGCGAGCAACAGTGAGCGTGTCGCCTCTGCCGCGACCCAGCTCCACTCCACTTCGGCGGAGATGGCCAGCGGCGCCGAGGAGATGGCGGCTCAGGCGAGCACCGTTGCCACGGCCAGCGAAGAGATGTCCGCCACCAGTGGCGATATCGCCAACAGCTGCCATGCTGCTGCCGATGGGGCACTGCACGCCAGTCAGACCGCCCAGGACGGTTCTGCGGTGGTGGAGAATACCGTTCAGGTGATGAGCCGGATTGCCGGCCGGGTACAGGAGACGGCCAAGACCGTGGAGAGCCTGGGGGCACGGAGCGACCAGATCGGCGAGATCATCGGCACTATCCAGGATATAGCGGATCAGACCAACCTCCTGGCGCTGAACGCGGCCATCGAGGCGGCGCGTGCCGGCGAGCAGGGGCGTGGCTTTGCGGTGGTGGCCGACGAGGTGCGGGCGCTGGCCGAGCGGACTACCAAGGCGACCCGTGAGATCGGCGAGATGATCAAGGCGATCCAGAACGAGACCAAGGCAGCGGTGGCAGCCATGGAAGAAGGGGTACGCGAGGTCGAGAGTGGCACCATGGAGGCGTCCAAGTCAGGCGAGGCGCTGCAGGCAATCCTGGAGCAGATCAATGCGGTGAACATGCAGGTAAGTCAGATTGCGACGGCAGCCGAGGAACAGACGGCCACCACTGCCGAGATCAGCAACAACATCCAGCAGATCAACGACGTGGTTCAGCACACCGCCCATGGTGCCCAGGAGTCGGTCATTGCCGCCAACATGCTCTCCGGTCTGGCTGAAGAGCTGCAGCGGCTGGTGGGGCAGTTCAGGGTCTGA
- a CDS encoding HAMP domain-containing protein — protein MLRNVKIGVRLVGGFFLVVLITAIIGTLGFIDIKKLDEASLALYEKGVRPLEAVGEISTAFQRLRVNTRDIIMATDGEEVDEHGTLIRKYREEIDATAIELEKGLPDNESKKLFATFVDTRKNYTPHLDKIVELARANRDKEAQLYMEGTAARQAADNEMAAIDSLSAYLVKSVGAVANQNHILSTRSGWIITALTLTGAIVAFVLGLLLSRSITVPLRSLTAQSTQIASGDLSVKITHTSGDEIGQLSDAFRNMAENLHTTIKEVAETSTQVASAANQLMASAERIATGAEEVAAQAGTVATAGEEMAATSADIAHNCQMAAEGSHQASNTATAGAEVVNLTVSVMGQIAGRVKDTASAVEGLGSRSDQIGAIIGTIEDIADQTNLLALNAAIEAARAGEQGRGFAVVADEVRALAERTTTATREIGEMIKAIQSETKSAVMAMEEGVREVEHGTDEAAKSGQALSEILAQINSVVMQVNQVATAAEEQTATTGDISKNIHQITEVVQDTANGAHESATAAGQLAGLAESMQRLVGQFKLAA, from the coding sequence ATGTTGCGCAATGTAAAAATCGGGGTACGTCTTGTGGGAGGTTTCTTCCTGGTTGTGTTGATTACTGCGATAATCGGCACGTTGGGCTTCATCGACATAAAGAAGCTCGATGAAGCCAGCCTGGCCCTTTATGAGAAGGGGGTCCGTCCCCTGGAAGCAGTGGGGGAGATCAGCACCGCATTCCAGCGCCTCCGTGTCAACACCAGAGATATCATCATGGCGACGGATGGCGAAGAGGTTGATGAACACGGAACATTGATCAGGAAATATCGCGAAGAGATTGATGCTACGGCAATAGAACTGGAAAAGGGCCTGCCAGACAACGAGTCGAAAAAACTGTTTGCCACCTTTGTTGATACTCGAAAAAACTATACCCCTCATCTCGACAAGATCGTCGAACTGGCGCGGGCAAACAGGGATAAGGAAGCCCAACTCTACATGGAAGGTACCGCCGCCAGGCAAGCTGCCGATAATGAGATGGCTGCCATCGACAGCCTGTCGGCATATCTGGTCAAGAGCGTGGGAGCCGTGGCGAACCAGAACCATATTCTCAGCACACGAAGCGGCTGGATCATTACGGCACTCACTCTGACAGGGGCGATTGTTGCCTTTGTGCTGGGCCTGTTGCTCAGCCGCTCCATAACGGTTCCATTGCGTTCCTTGACAGCCCAGTCGACGCAGATTGCCTCCGGAGACCTGAGCGTGAAGATCACGCATACCTCCGGCGACGAGATCGGCCAGTTGAGCGATGCGTTCCGAAACATGGCGGAAAACCTGCACACCACCATCAAGGAGGTAGCAGAGACATCGACCCAGGTTGCCTCTGCTGCCAATCAGCTGATGGCCAGCGCAGAGAGGATTGCGACTGGTGCCGAAGAAGTGGCTGCCCAGGCGGGTACAGTGGCGACAGCAGGAGAAGAGATGGCAGCCACCAGTGCCGACATTGCTCATAACTGCCAGATGGCGGCCGAGGGGAGCCACCAGGCAAGTAACACCGCTACTGCCGGAGCAGAGGTGGTCAATCTTACCGTGTCGGTGATGGGGCAGATTGCCGGGCGTGTCAAGGATACGGCGAGTGCTGTCGAAGGGCTCGGTTCCCGTAGCGATCAGATCGGTGCAATTATCGGTACCATCGAGGATATTGCCGATCAGACCAATCTTTTGGCGCTGAACGCTGCGATCGAAGCGGCGAGGGCCGGTGAGCAAGGGCGTGGATTTGCCGTAGTTGCCGATGAGGTCCGGGCTCTTGCCGAACGGACCACCACGGCGACCCGTGAAATCGGCGAGATGATCAAGGCGATCCAGTCCGAGACCAAGAGTGCAGTGATGGCCATGGAAGAAGGGGTCCGGGAGGTGGAGCACGGTACCGATGAAGCAGCAAAATCAGGACAGGCACTCTCCGAGATCCTGGCTCAGATCAACAGCGTGGTCATGCAGGTGAACCAGGTGGCTACAGCTGCCGAAGAGCAGACAGCCACAACTGGTGATATCAGCAAAAATATTCACCAGATTACCGAAGTAGTGCAGGATACGGCCAACGGCGCCCATGAATCGGCCACCGCCGCGGGGCAACTGGCAGGTCTGGCAGAAAGCATGCAACGTCTTGTCGGACAATTCAAGTTGGCAGCCTGA
- a CDS encoding DUF2156 domain-containing protein, with the protein MNSASPIPQYPASRPMELADKERLDPLFAELQPAVSELTFAGLFLFRQAHDYRLTLLADALVVLGKGYDGDAYFLPPLSGDVAAALDILFGSGLILYGADEPFVSRYLADTGLKVLEDRDAFDYLYLRSELAELSGNRFHKKKNRLNYFASRHDFTVEIFRPTHLDGALRLLAEWQRVRGSDDNRSAVLEASATAEGLQLAAVLGLEGVTVLVEGAVAAFALGERLNRETSVCHFEKSDPFMEGISQLVDQQFNSKLFTDCLYVNREQDLGEPGLRTAKLSYHPVKLVRKFRAWRIL; encoded by the coding sequence ATGAACTCTGCTTCCCCCATTCCGCAGTACCCTGCCAGCCGCCCAATGGAGCTTGCAGACAAGGAAAGGCTTGATCCGCTTTTTGCGGAGCTACAGCCGGCAGTGTCAGAGTTGACCTTTGCCGGGCTTTTTCTCTTCCGCCAGGCCCACGACTATCGGCTTACTCTGCTAGCTGATGCATTGGTAGTGCTGGGAAAAGGGTATGACGGAGATGCCTATTTTTTGCCGCCGCTCTCAGGTGATGTCGCAGCTGCCCTGGATATCCTGTTTGGGAGCGGCCTCATTCTCTACGGAGCAGATGAGCCGTTTGTGAGCCGCTACCTTGCCGACACTGGCCTTAAGGTGTTGGAAGACCGGGATGCTTTTGACTATCTCTATCTGCGGAGTGAACTGGCCGAGCTGTCCGGCAATCGTTTCCACAAGAAAAAGAACCGGCTGAACTACTTTGCCAGCCGCCACGACTTTACGGTCGAAATATTCCGGCCAACACATCTGGACGGTGCACTCAGGTTGCTTGCCGAATGGCAGCGGGTCCGCGGCAGCGACGACAACCGTTCGGCAGTCCTCGAAGCATCGGCAACGGCAGAGGGGCTACAGCTTGCAGCTGTTCTGGGGCTTGAGGGGGTGACGGTTCTCGTCGAGGGTGCAGTCGCTGCCTTTGCCCTGGGGGAACGGCTCAACCGCGAGACGTCGGTCTGCCACTTCGAGAAGTCCGATCCGTTCATGGAAGGGATTTCTCAACTGGTGGACCAGCAGTTCAATAGTAAGCTTTTTACCGACTGTCTCTATGTCAATCGGGAGCAGGACCTTGGAGAACCGGGTTTGCGGACCGCCAAACTCTCCTATCATCCGGTGAAACTGGTGCGCAAGTTCAGGGCATGGCGCATTCTCTGA
- a CDS encoding chemotaxis protein CheW has product MAFDVSTQVRSSGTGDSLHMVGFTVGGEEFCIDILKVQEIIRMVDITVMPNAPDYVEGVINLRGKIIPIIDFRKRMHLPFADNINEQNRRIVVVSFGKVTVGLVVDKVSQVMKLNADQVSATPDVIKGFDSECLMGVGRAADRLLILLDVEKMFRQDEFEGLADAA; this is encoded by the coding sequence ATGGCATTCGATGTTTCAACACAGGTACGAAGCAGTGGGACGGGCGATTCCCTTCACATGGTCGGATTTACCGTTGGCGGAGAGGAGTTCTGCATCGATATACTCAAGGTGCAGGAGATCATCCGGATGGTGGATATCACGGTGATGCCTAATGCCCCTGACTACGTCGAGGGGGTCATTAACCTGCGTGGCAAGATCATTCCCATCATCGATTTCCGCAAGCGGATGCACCTGCCCTTCGCGGATAACATCAACGAGCAGAACCGCCGCATCGTAGTGGTGTCGTTCGGCAAGGTAACGGTTGGCCTGGTGGTGGACAAGGTCTCGCAGGTGATGAAGCTCAATGCGGACCAGGTTTCGGCTACTCCGGACGTGATCAAGGGATTCGATTCCGAGTGCCTGATGGGCGTTGGCCGGGCAGCGGACAGACTGCTGATCCTGCTCGACGTGGAAAAGATGTTTCGCCAGGATGAGTTTGAAGGGCTTGCCGACGCAGCCTGA
- the mnmH gene encoding tRNA 2-selenouridine(34) synthase MnmH, protein MPQTLSFSEQLLDSHCVVDVRTPLEYAEDHLPGAINIPLLSNEERVEIGTLYKQAGPQPARIRGLELTAGRFPGMVADIASAATGRPILVYCWRGGLRSKTVATILELTGHPVAQLTGGYKAFRNHVVAYFTPFSPPAPLVVIHGMTGIGKTDFILRLAPDRFSTIDLEGIACHRGSAFGELGLSQDHLTQKGFETLLWDTFRRMPAGRPIIIEGESRRIGKVSLPGDLYEVMRASTKVWCSASLETRVQRLIDEYGKTEYREAMAEALARIAKKLGGDSYRELLDHLKNWEMEPFMAGLVERYYDKVYYKTRDWKEEFSLSLEDYDRAAKELDEQLSSRGI, encoded by the coding sequence ATGCCCCAAACCCTTTCATTTTCAGAACAGCTCCTCGACAGCCACTGCGTGGTGGACGTCCGCACCCCTCTGGAATACGCCGAGGACCACCTGCCCGGCGCGATCAACATACCACTTCTGTCCAATGAAGAACGGGTCGAGATCGGCACCCTCTACAAGCAGGCCGGCCCTCAACCGGCACGTATCCGCGGGCTGGAACTGACTGCCGGGCGTTTTCCAGGCATGGTTGCAGACATAGCCTCTGCCGCAACCGGTCGCCCGATCCTGGTCTACTGCTGGCGCGGCGGGCTACGCAGCAAAACCGTCGCCACCATACTTGAACTGACCGGGCACCCGGTGGCTCAACTCACCGGAGGCTACAAGGCCTTCCGCAATCATGTCGTGGCCTATTTCACGCCATTCTCCCCTCCTGCACCCCTGGTGGTGATCCACGGCATGACCGGCATCGGAAAAACCGACTTCATTCTCCGGCTGGCCCCTGATCGCTTCAGCACCATCGACCTGGAGGGGATTGCCTGCCATCGCGGATCGGCATTCGGCGAACTTGGCCTGTCCCAGGACCATCTCACGCAAAAGGGCTTTGAAACCCTTCTCTGGGACACCTTTCGCCGCATGCCCGCTGGCAGGCCGATCATCATCGAGGGCGAAAGCCGCCGTATCGGCAAGGTTTCGCTGCCAGGAGACCTTTACGAGGTTATGCGCGCCTCCACCAAGGTCTGGTGTTCCGCCTCCCTGGAGACGCGGGTGCAACGGCTCATCGATGAATATGGGAAAACGGAATACCGTGAAGCAATGGCAGAAGCCCTGGCACGGATTGCCAAAAAACTGGGCGGTGACAGCTACCGCGAATTACTGGATCATCTGAAAAACTGGGAGATGGAACCGTTCATGGCAGGTCTGGTGGAACGGTACTATGACAAGGTTTACTACAAGACCCGTGACTGGAAAGAAGAGTTTTCGCTGTCACTGGAAGATTACGACCGTGCCGCCAAGGAACTGGACGAACAACTCTCCAGCCGCGGGATCTGA
- a CDS encoding HAMP domain-containing protein has product MRFWADLKVRNKILALVVAGCVALVIVGSVGLMNMQKMNKAEGELMQGLEDVALLQDLKNHFLAMRLDLVYMMVLKDPAKIDEKEKDFVSQIENVRKKLETYRKNELSEKEIEQISAFTKGFESYVAEGTKLGQMAKQANSGGSAVSASDVIAFATGTVAPIYGKPAEVIAEMVAQHIKEGEGIFQRDTASYKQSRLLLLAAVIVIVILALMGGTLIANSISGPLKSVFGTLQEVAAGNLAARSHITSRDEMGLLAAEVNATAGKLSEVISMVASNSERVASAATQLHSTSAEMASGAEEMAAQAGTVATASEEMSATSGDIANSCHNAANGALHASQTAQDGSAVVENTVQVMSRIAGRVQETAKTVESLGARSDQIGEIIGTIEDIADQTNLLALNAAIEAARAGEQGRGFAVVADEVRALAERTTKATREIGEMIKAIQNETKAAVAAMDEGVREVESGTMEASKSGEALQAILEQINAVNMQVSQIATAAEEQTATTAEISNNIQQINDVVQHTAHGAQESVVAANMLSGLAEDLQRLVGQFRV; this is encoded by the coding sequence ATGAGATTCTGGGCAGATCTGAAAGTAAGGAACAAGATATTGGCGTTGGTGGTGGCAGGGTGTGTCGCTCTTGTGATCGTAGGCTCGGTTGGCCTTATGAACATGCAGAAGATGAACAAGGCCGAGGGTGAATTGATGCAAGGGCTTGAGGACGTGGCTCTGCTGCAGGACCTGAAAAACCATTTTCTGGCCATGCGCCTCGACCTGGTTTACATGATGGTGCTCAAGGATCCGGCCAAGATAGATGAAAAAGAAAAGGATTTTGTCAGCCAGATCGAAAATGTGCGGAAGAAACTGGAAACGTATCGTAAGAATGAGCTTAGTGAGAAAGAAATCGAGCAGATCTCTGCATTTACCAAGGGGTTCGAGTCGTATGTGGCTGAAGGGACAAAGCTCGGTCAGATGGCGAAACAGGCGAACTCCGGAGGGAGTGCCGTTTCGGCAAGCGACGTCATTGCGTTCGCTACCGGTACGGTTGCTCCGATCTATGGCAAGCCGGCTGAAGTAATAGCGGAGATGGTCGCGCAGCATATCAAGGAGGGCGAAGGCATATTCCAGCGCGATACTGCTAGCTACAAGCAGTCTCGGTTACTGCTGCTCGCTGCTGTGATTGTCATCGTGATCCTGGCCCTTATGGGAGGTACGCTTATCGCCAACTCGATATCAGGGCCGTTGAAATCGGTATTCGGGACCCTGCAGGAGGTGGCGGCAGGCAACCTGGCTGCCCGTTCCCACATCACGAGCCGTGACGAGATGGGTCTGTTGGCCGCAGAGGTGAATGCCACTGCCGGAAAGCTGAGTGAGGTAATCTCCATGGTGGCGAGCAACAGTGAGCGTGTCGCTTCTGCTGCGACCCAGCTCCACTCCACTTCGGCGGAGATGGCCAGCGGCGCCGAGGAGATGGCAGCCCAGGCAGGGACTGTTGCCACGGCCAGCGAAGAGATGTCTGCCACCAGCGGCGATATCGCCAACAGCTGTCACAATGCTGCCAATGGGGCACTACACGCCAGTCAGACCGCCCAGGACGGTTCTGCGGTGGTGGAGAACACCGTTCAGGTGATGAGCCGGATTGCCGGCCGGGTACAGGAGACGGCCAAGACCGTGGAGAGCCTGGGGGCACGGAGCGACCAGATCGGCGAGATCATCGGCACTATCGAGGACATTGCCGACCAGACCAACCTCCTGGCGCTGAACGCGGCCATCGAGGCGGCGCGTGCCGGCGAGCAGGGGCGGGGCTTTGCGGTGGTGGCCGACGAAGTGCGGGCGCTGGCCGAGCGGACCACCAAGGCGACCCGCGAGATAGGCGAGATGATCAAGGCGATCCAGAATGAGACCAAAGCAGCGGTGGCAGCCATGGATGAGGGGGTGCGCGAGGTCGAGAGCGGCACCATGGAGGCGTCCAAGTCAGGCGAGGCGCTGCAGGCAATCCTGGAGCAGATCAATGCGGTGAACATGCAGGTAAGCCAGATTGCGACGGCAGCCGAGGAACAGACGGCCACCACTGCCGAGATCAGCAACAACATCCAGCAGATCAACGACGTGGTGCAGCACACCGCCCATGGTGCTCAGGAGTCGGTCGTTGCCGCCAACATGCTCTCCGGTCTGGCTGAAGATCTGCAGCGGTTGGTGGGGCAGTTCAGGGTGTAG
- the nudC gene encoding NAD(+) diphosphatase, whose protein sequence is MRYPDTVNLPFNATLLGDEFIRGLPDQLPQGDGPYAVLMGGSLVVEEIDGVCSLPRRLPAGWKSKSREPLFIGYWRGEPLRILRIGKDTVVEPPYSVEPFNAVKERLDDSLLTIGGLAQQILHWERLSRLCARCGVHTSRVRGTWGKQCPACGHEQYPAIHPCAIVLVKRHDEFLLIRKATWPEGRYSLVAGFLDFGESLEECAVREVREETGVTVSNVRYVGSQNWPFPSQLMAGFVADYAGGEIVVDTSELEDARWFSPSSLPGGFPPHRSIARWIIERFALQHQEDLP, encoded by the coding sequence ATGCGTTATCCCGATACTGTCAATCTGCCGTTCAATGCGACTCTGCTCGGGGACGAATTCATAAGGGGGCTGCCGGATCAATTGCCACAGGGTGATGGACCGTATGCGGTATTGATGGGCGGCTCTCTGGTTGTCGAAGAGATCGATGGCGTCTGCTCTCTGCCGCGACGTTTGCCGGCCGGCTGGAAGTCGAAGAGCCGTGAGCCCCTGTTCATCGGCTACTGGCGGGGAGAGCCGTTACGAATCCTCCGCATCGGCAAGGATACGGTTGTTGAGCCTCCGTACTCGGTTGAGCCGTTCAATGCCGTCAAGGAGCGGTTGGATGACAGTCTGCTCACCATCGGTGGCCTTGCCCAGCAGATCCTCCACTGGGAGCGGTTGAGCAGGCTCTGTGCGCGGTGCGGTGTCCATACCAGCCGGGTACGCGGCACCTGGGGAAAGCAATGCCCTGCCTGCGGTCACGAACAGTATCCCGCCATTCATCCCTGTGCCATCGTGCTGGTGAAGCGGCACGATGAATTTTTGCTCATCCGCAAGGCGACCTGGCCAGAGGGGCGTTACAGCCTGGTTGCCGGTTTTCTCGACTTCGGCGAATCGTTGGAAGAGTGTGCCGTCCGCGAGGTGCGGGAGGAGACCGGCGTGACCGTCAGTAACGTCCGCTATGTGGGAAGCCAGAACTGGCCGTTTCCCAGTCAGCTCATGGCTGGTTTCGTGGCAGACTACGCTGGAGGTGAGATCGTCGTCGACACCAGCGAATTGGAGGATGCCCGCTGGTTTTCCCCGTCAAGTCTGCCGGGGGGATTCCCTCCCCATCGCAGCATCGCCCGCTGGATCATAGAGCGCTTTGCATTACAGCACCAGGAGGATTTACCATGA
- a CDS encoding response regulator, whose amino-acid sequence MRILIVDDHAIVRRGLAQILLDAFDGVFRHDEAKDGQEAYAKVVDHNFDLVLMDISLPGRNGLEVLKQLKQIKPQLPVLMLSMHPEEQYAVRALKAGAAGYLTKGSAPDELVAAVRRVLQGGKYVSSTLSELLVSELANGMQCKERHETLSDREFQVGCRIASGKTITEIATDLVLSAKTVSTYRTRILEKMQMKSNAEITTYFIRNGLVD is encoded by the coding sequence ATGCGTATCCTGATAGTAGATGATCATGCCATTGTCAGAAGAGGATTGGCTCAGATTCTTCTCGATGCCTTTGATGGGGTTTTCCGGCACGATGAGGCAAAAGACGGCCAGGAGGCATATGCAAAGGTCGTTGATCATAACTTTGATCTGGTTTTGATGGACATATCCCTTCCAGGGAGAAACGGATTAGAGGTGTTGAAGCAGCTCAAACAGATAAAACCGCAGTTGCCGGTCTTGATGCTCAGCATGCACCCGGAAGAGCAGTATGCAGTCCGGGCCTTGAAGGCCGGTGCTGCCGGGTATCTGACCAAAGGGAGTGCGCCGGATGAACTGGTGGCCGCTGTCAGGAGAGTCTTGCAAGGAGGGAAATATGTCAGCTCGACATTGTCTGAGCTGCTGGTGTCGGAGCTGGCAAATGGCATGCAGTGCAAGGAGAGGCATGAAACTCTTTCTGACCGGGAGTTCCAGGTCGGCTGTCGGATCGCTTCAGGCAAGACCATCACGGAGATCGCAACGGATCTGGTTCTGAGTGCAAAAACCGTCAGTACGTATCGGACACGGATCCTGGAAAAAATGCAGATGAAGAGCAACGCCGAAATAACCACCTATTTTATCCGGAATGGTCTTGTGGATTGA
- a CDS encoding DUF4149 domain-containing protein — MTAVITALLRLSLAFWVGGVAIFTFILTPIIFSNENRDVAGRIVGYLFPGYFRWGLVCGAVALICLLLQRGATRHFIAALVLLAVMLAATSFQAFYIEPKAAALKKEIPSFQTTPKDHPLRREFSRLHGISAVCNLSVFGAGAILVVLL; from the coding sequence ATGACCGCTGTCATCACCGCACTGCTTCGCCTTTCACTGGCCTTCTGGGTGGGTGGGGTCGCCATCTTCACCTTTATCCTCACTCCGATCATCTTCAGCAATGAGAATCGAGACGTTGCCGGCCGGATCGTTGGTTATCTCTTCCCCGGTTATTTCCGTTGGGGTCTTGTCTGTGGTGCTGTTGCGCTGATCTGTTTGCTTCTGCAGCGTGGCGCGACACGGCATTTCATCGCTGCCCTAGTACTTTTGGCGGTCATGCTGGCGGCAACCTCATTTCAGGCCTTCTACATCGAACCGAAGGCCGCTGCCCTGAAAAAGGAGATTCCTTCCTTCCAGACCACGCCGAAGGACCATCCCCTGCGCCGGGAATTTTCCCGCCTGCATGGCATCTCCGCAGTCTGCAACCTGTCGGTGTTCGGGGCGGGTGCGATCCTCGTGGTGCTGCTGTAG
- a CDS encoding DUF479 domain-containing protein — protein MNFLAHLLLSGSREEVMVGNLMGDFIKGRLLPGQYPAGIMEGVQLHRSIDSFAAANEYFRCSKRRLSDPCGLYRGVMVDLFYDHFLAREWDVYASLPLSDYIECACRVLREHRQVLPGRLERILPALFIEWLPSYREIEGVELALQRMGMRLKRANPLAMGGDELRKHYAGLHEDFSRFFPALLAYPEVCRHVGPDVAG, from the coding sequence ATCAATTTCCTCGCGCATCTCCTGTTGTCTGGCAGCAGGGAAGAAGTCATGGTTGGCAATCTGATGGGGGATTTTATCAAGGGGCGGCTCCTGCCGGGTCAATATCCGGCAGGGATCATGGAGGGGGTGCAACTGCATCGAAGTATCGATTCCTTTGCCGCAGCGAATGAATATTTCCGCTGCAGCAAACGCCGCCTCAGCGATCCCTGCGGACTGTACCGCGGGGTGATGGTGGACCTTTTCTACGATCACTTCCTGGCCCGGGAGTGGGATGTCTATGCCAGCCTTCCCCTGTCCGACTACATTGAATGCGCCTGCCGGGTCCTCAGGGAGCATCGGCAGGTACTTCCTGGGCGGCTCGAACGGATTCTTCCGGCTCTCTTCATCGAATGGCTCCCGTCCTATCGTGAGATCGAGGGGGTCGAGTTGGCGTTGCAGCGGATGGGTATGCGGTTGAAAAGGGCAAATCCGCTTGCCATGGGTGGAGACGAGCTACGGAAGCACTATGCTGGGCTGCATGAAGATTTTAGTCGTTTTTTCCCAGCTCTGCTGGCATACCCGGAGGTATGTAGACATGTCGGTCCTGATGTGGCGGGGTGA